One window of the Nocardia terpenica genome contains the following:
- the acs gene encoding acetate--CoA ligase: MTETTADHRDVYPPTAEFAAAANADASLYDQATADREAFWARQADRLHWHERWTRVLDWDDAPVARWFVDGKLNVAYNCVDRHVRDGFGETVAIHWEGEPGDSRDITYNQLLAEVSRAANYLTELGLEAGDRVAIYMPMVPEAIVSMLACARLGLTHSVVFAGFSPSALRQRVDDAEARLVITTDGQWRRGKAAPLKEAVDEALYAHGGTPSSVEHVLVVRRTDLEVPWTEGRDLWWHETVALASPEHEAQPFDAEHPLYILYTSGTTGKPKGILHTSSGYLTQAAYTHHNVFDHKPGQDVYWCTADIGWVTGHSYIVYGPLANRATQVVYEGTPNYPDEHRHFEIIEKYGVTIYYTAPTLIRTFMKWGREIPDAHDLSSIRVLGSVGEPINPEAWRWYREVIGASRTPIVDTWWQTETGAIMISPLPGVTAAKPGAAMAPLPGISAQVVDEEGKPVQLGATEANGYLVLDRPWPSMLRGIWGDMDRYRATYWERFGAQGWYFAGDGAKLDADGDLWVLGRVDDVMNVSGHRISTAEVESALVGHHSVAEAAVVGASDATTGQGIVAFVILTGEATTPGQDLVDQLKAEVSREISPIARPREIHIVPELPKTRSGKIMRRLLRDVAEGRELGDTSTLVDPNVFEAIRARKANW, from the coding sequence ATGACCGAAACCACCGCTGATCACCGGGACGTATATCCGCCGACCGCGGAGTTCGCCGCCGCGGCCAACGCCGATGCGTCTCTCTACGACCAAGCCACCGCCGACCGGGAGGCGTTCTGGGCGCGCCAGGCCGACCGGCTGCACTGGCACGAGCGCTGGACCCGCGTGCTCGACTGGGACGACGCCCCCGTCGCGCGCTGGTTCGTCGACGGCAAACTCAATGTCGCGTACAACTGCGTGGACCGCCATGTGCGGGACGGCTTCGGCGAGACCGTGGCCATCCACTGGGAGGGCGAGCCGGGCGACTCCCGCGACATCACCTACAACCAGTTGTTGGCCGAGGTGTCGCGGGCCGCCAATTACCTCACCGAGCTGGGGCTCGAGGCCGGCGACCGCGTGGCCATCTACATGCCGATGGTGCCCGAGGCCATCGTCTCGATGCTGGCGTGCGCGCGGCTGGGCCTGACGCACTCGGTGGTGTTCGCCGGGTTCTCCCCGAGCGCGCTGCGCCAGCGCGTCGACGACGCCGAGGCCCGGCTGGTGATCACCACCGACGGCCAGTGGCGGCGCGGTAAGGCGGCCCCGTTGAAGGAGGCCGTGGACGAGGCGCTGTACGCGCACGGCGGCACCCCGTCCAGCGTCGAGCACGTGCTGGTGGTGCGCCGCACCGACCTCGAGGTGCCGTGGACCGAGGGCCGCGACCTGTGGTGGCACGAGACCGTCGCGCTGGCCTCCCCGGAGCACGAGGCGCAGCCGTTCGACGCCGAGCATCCGCTGTACATCCTCTACACCTCGGGCACCACCGGGAAGCCGAAGGGCATTCTGCACACCTCCAGCGGTTACCTGACCCAGGCGGCGTACACCCATCACAACGTGTTCGACCACAAGCCGGGCCAGGACGTGTACTGGTGCACCGCCGATATCGGCTGGGTGACCGGGCACAGCTACATCGTGTACGGGCCGCTGGCCAATCGGGCCACGCAGGTGGTCTACGAGGGCACGCCCAATTACCCGGACGAGCACCGGCACTTCGAGATCATCGAAAAGTACGGTGTCACAATCTATTACACCGCGCCGACGCTGATCCGCACGTTCATGAAGTGGGGCCGCGAGATTCCCGACGCGCACGATCTGTCCAGCATTCGGGTGCTGGGTTCGGTGGGCGAGCCGATCAATCCGGAGGCGTGGCGCTGGTACCGCGAGGTCATCGGCGCGAGCCGGACCCCGATCGTGGACACCTGGTGGCAGACCGAGACCGGCGCGATCATGATCTCGCCGCTGCCCGGCGTGACCGCCGCCAAGCCCGGCGCCGCCATGGCGCCGCTGCCCGGCATCAGCGCGCAGGTCGTGGACGAGGAGGGCAAGCCGGTGCAACTGGGGGCCACCGAGGCCAACGGCTACCTGGTGCTCGATCGGCCGTGGCCGTCGATGCTGCGCGGCATCTGGGGTGACATGGACCGGTACCGGGCCACCTACTGGGAGCGCTTCGGCGCCCAGGGCTGGTACTTCGCCGGCGACGGCGCCAAGCTCGACGCCGACGGGGACCTGTGGGTGCTGGGCCGGGTGGACGACGTCATGAACGTCTCCGGCCACCGCATCTCCACCGCCGAGGTGGAATCGGCGCTGGTCGGGCACCACAGCGTGGCCGAGGCCGCGGTCGTCGGCGCCAGCGACGCCACCACCGGCCAGGGCATTGTGGCCTTCGTCATCCTCACCGGCGAGGCCACCACCCCCGGCCAGGACCTGGTCGACCAGCTGAAGGCGGAGGTCTCTCGCGAGATCAGCCCGATCGCCCGCCCCCGGGAAATCCACATCGTCCCCGAACTACCCAAGACCCGCTCCGGAAAGATCATGCGCCGCTTGCTGCGTGACGTGGCCGAGGGGCGAGAGCTCGGAGATACGTCGACACTGGTGGACCCGAATGTGTTCGAGGCCATTCGGGCTAGGAAGGCCAACTGGTAG
- the nhaA gene encoding Na+/H+ antiporter NhaA, whose product MVLRSEISRFLRTETVGGALLLVAAAGALLWVNSPWGDSYVAVTEALVPISPLHLELTVAEWTKDGLLAVFFFVAGLELKRELVVGELADRKRAALPILAAVGGVVVPAVLALGIGYGVDGMDRGWAIPVATDIAFALAVLALTGSRIPTTARVFLLSLAVVDDLIAIVLIAVLFTTSIGVGWLLAAAACFAAWAFAQHRRVRTPLLYVPLALLAWYALHEAGIHPTLAGVMCGLLTRVRPDPGEDEAPATRLEHLFQPVSAAVCVPLFALFASGVPLSTTVLGDLFTERLALAVVVGLLVGKTVGIFGMSWLTVRLGVARRPDGLGWRDMFALSVLGAIGFTVSLLVAELALATDVAAAELAKAAVLMTSMAASLLGSALLLRRGRAHGARQQSAAAGTSEGRAASGHGEGSSN is encoded by the coding sequence GTGGTGTTGCGCTCCGAGATTTCGCGGTTTTTGCGGACCGAGACCGTGGGTGGGGCGTTGTTGTTGGTGGCGGCGGCGGGGGCGTTGTTGTGGGTGAATTCGCCGTGGGGGGACAGTTATGTGGCGGTGACCGAGGCTCTGGTGCCGATTTCGCCGTTGCATCTGGAATTGACGGTGGCCGAGTGGACCAAGGATGGGCTGCTCGCGGTGTTCTTCTTCGTGGCGGGGCTGGAGCTCAAGCGGGAGTTGGTGGTCGGGGAGCTCGCGGATCGCAAGCGGGCCGCGCTGCCGATCCTCGCGGCCGTCGGCGGGGTGGTGGTTCCGGCGGTGCTGGCGCTGGGTATCGGATACGGGGTCGACGGCATGGATCGGGGCTGGGCCATTCCGGTGGCCACCGATATCGCCTTCGCGCTGGCCGTGCTCGCCCTGACCGGGTCCCGGATCCCCACCACCGCACGGGTTTTCCTGCTCAGCCTGGCGGTGGTCGACGATCTGATCGCCATCGTGCTGATCGCGGTGCTGTTCACGACCTCGATCGGGGTCGGCTGGCTGCTGGCCGCGGCGGCCTGCTTCGCGGCGTGGGCGTTCGCGCAGCACCGGCGGGTACGCACCCCGCTGTTGTACGTGCCGCTGGCGCTGCTGGCCTGGTATGCGTTGCACGAGGCCGGAATTCACCCCACGCTCGCCGGTGTAATGTGCGGCCTGCTGACCCGGGTGCGACCGGATCCGGGCGAGGACGAGGCGCCCGCCACCCGGCTCGAGCATCTGTTCCAGCCCGTCTCCGCGGCGGTGTGCGTGCCGCTGTTCGCGCTGTTCGCCTCGGGAGTTCCGTTGTCCACCACGGTCCTGGGCGATCTGTTCACCGAGCGCCTGGCGCTGGCGGTGGTGGTCGGGCTGCTGGTGGGCAAGACCGTCGGCATCTTCGGCATGAGTTGGCTGACGGTGCGGCTCGGTGTGGCGCGGCGGCCGGACGGGCTCGGGTGGCGAGACATGTTCGCCCTGTCGGTACTGGGCGCGATCGGCTTCACCGTTAGCCTCTTGGTGGCAGAACTCGCGTTGGCGACCGATGTCGCCGCCGCCGAACTGGCGAAAGCCGCCGTGTTGATGACATCAATGGCGGCTTCCCTGCTGGGTTCGGCGCTACTGTTGCGACGGGGCCGCGCTCACGGGGCACGGCAGCAGAGCGCGGCTGCCGGAACCAGCGAAGGCCGAGCAGCATCGGGACATGGAGAAGGGTCGAGCAATTGA
- a CDS encoding phage holin family protein, translating into MSFTQGGNGQDKDRNRTITSIPLSEVDTTAGASIGDLVRDAAEQMSTLVRAEVALAKAEVTGEIRKGLQGSVYFIVALTILLFSTFFFFFFLAELLDVWLVRWAAFLIVFGLMLAAVGAFAFLGYLKVRRLRAPAKTIESLKETRSVLPHGLGSHTATVDADQPDA; encoded by the coding sequence TTGAGCTTCACGCAGGGCGGTAACGGGCAGGACAAGGACCGCAACCGGACCATCACCTCGATTCCGCTGTCCGAAGTCGACACCACCGCGGGCGCCAGCATCGGCGATCTGGTCCGCGATGCCGCCGAGCAGATGTCGACCCTCGTGCGCGCCGAGGTGGCGCTGGCCAAGGCCGAGGTCACCGGTGAGATCCGCAAGGGCCTGCAGGGCAGCGTGTATTTCATCGTGGCGCTGACCATCCTGCTGTTCTCGACCTTCTTCTTTTTCTTCTTCCTGGCCGAGCTACTGGATGTGTGGCTGGTGCGCTGGGCGGCCTTCCTCATCGTGTTCGGGCTGATGCTGGCGGCGGTGGGCGCGTTCGCCTTCCTCGGGTATCTGAAGGTGCGCAGGCTGCGCGCCCCGGCGAAGACCATCGAATCGCTGAAGGAGACCCGCTCGGTGCTGCCGCACGGCCTGGGCTCGCACACCGCGACGGTCGACGCCGACCAGCCCGACGCCTGA
- a CDS encoding alpha/beta fold hydrolase, translated as MSNPSPDPSSVRYDGPWTHKDVHANGIRFHVVEATAARRPAGDAAPVDPERPLVVLLHGFGDFWWSWRHQLTGLSDLGFRTVAVDLRGYGDSDKPPRGYDGWTLAGDVAGLIRALGHSEATLVGHAEGGLVCWATAVLHPRLVRSIALVSSPHPVTLRRAVLRDRRQRAAWLPNFLRYQPPRYGERLLTRGGGFEMERLLRQRVGASWAGSAEFVDTARRMRSAIRIPGAAHCALEYQRWAFRSQWRPDGHRFMTAMREPVGVPVLALHGAVDNYILDRTVRRGQRLSPRRRVATIPDAGHFAHQENPAAVTAELAKLLA; from the coding sequence GTGTCGAACCCGAGCCCGGACCCGTCCAGCGTCCGCTACGACGGCCCGTGGACCCATAAGGACGTCCACGCCAACGGTATTCGCTTCCACGTGGTCGAGGCGACGGCGGCCCGTCGCCCGGCCGGGGACGCGGCGCCGGTCGATCCGGAACGGCCGCTGGTGGTGCTGCTCCACGGTTTCGGCGACTTCTGGTGGTCGTGGCGGCATCAGCTGACGGGACTGTCCGACTTGGGATTTCGCACGGTCGCGGTCGATCTGCGCGGCTACGGCGACTCCGACAAGCCGCCGCGCGGCTACGACGGCTGGACCCTGGCCGGTGACGTCGCGGGGCTGATCCGCGCGCTCGGGCACAGCGAGGCCACCCTGGTCGGGCACGCCGAGGGCGGGCTGGTGTGCTGGGCGACCGCGGTGCTGCACCCGCGGCTGGTCCGGTCGATCGCGCTGGTCAGCTCCCCGCATCCGGTCACGCTCAGGCGGGCCGTGCTGCGCGACCGGCGCCAGCGCGCGGCCTGGCTGCCGAATTTCCTGCGCTACCAGCCGCCGCGCTACGGCGAGCGCCTGCTGACCCGCGGCGGCGGCTTCGAGATGGAGCGGCTGCTGCGGCAGCGGGTCGGCGCGTCCTGGGCGGGCAGCGCCGAATTCGTCGACACCGCACGGCGAATGCGCTCGGCCATCCGGATCCCCGGCGCCGCGCACTGCGCCCTGGAGTACCAGCGCTGGGCCTTCCGCAGCCAGTGGCGGCCCGACGGTCACCGGTTCATGACCGCGATGCGGGAGCCGGTCGGGGTGCCGGTGCTGGCCCTGCACGGCGCGGTGGACAACTACATCCTCGACCGCACGGTGCGCCGCGGCCAGCGGCTCTCGCCCCGGCGCCGGGTGGCGACCATCCCCGACGCCGGGCACTTCGCCCACCAGGAGAACCCGGCGGCGGTCACCGCCGAGCTCGCCAAGCTGCTGGCCTGA
- a CDS encoding MarP family serine protease — protein MSSSAWLDLAVLILALLAASSGWRQGAVASALAFLGVVLGAVAGILIAPHILVHVSEGRKRVLVGVVLIVALVIVGEVAGMVLGRAARSGLRHPFARSVDSVVGAALQCVGVLAVAWLLALPLASSSQPAIAEAVNGSRVLSDVNQIAPNWLRRMPNEFSKLLNTSGLPEVIGPFGRAPIAAVQPPDPSVLESPVARNLQYSVLRIRGVAPSCQRALEGSGFVVAPERIMTNAHVVAGTTTVQVDTARGPLDASVVLFDPDKDVAILAVPGLNAPVIPLAPAAAKASESAIVLGYPGGGNYTASAARVRETLDLSGPNIYKSGTVTREVYTVRGRVRAGNSGGPLVDTDGEVLGVVFGAAVTDEDTGYVLTMREVQSDLNAATSSGTPVPTGECVLS, from the coding sequence ATGAGTTCCTCGGCCTGGCTCGATTTGGCGGTGCTGATCCTGGCGCTGCTGGCCGCCTCCTCCGGGTGGCGGCAGGGCGCCGTCGCCTCGGCGCTGGCGTTCCTGGGCGTGGTGCTGGGTGCGGTGGCCGGGATCTTGATCGCGCCGCACATCCTCGTGCATGTCAGCGAGGGCCGGAAACGCGTGCTGGTCGGAGTGGTGCTCATTGTGGCGCTGGTGATCGTCGGCGAGGTCGCGGGCATGGTGTTGGGCCGGGCGGCGCGCAGCGGCCTGCGGCATCCGTTCGCCCGCAGCGTGGACAGCGTGGTCGGCGCGGCGCTGCAGTGCGTCGGCGTGCTCGCGGTGGCGTGGCTGCTGGCGCTGCCGCTGGCCTCGTCCTCGCAGCCCGCGATCGCCGAGGCGGTCAACGGTTCCCGCGTGCTCTCCGACGTGAACCAGATCGCGCCCAACTGGCTGCGGCGGATGCCCAACGAATTCTCCAAGCTGCTCAACACCTCCGGGCTGCCGGAGGTCATCGGCCCGTTCGGCCGCGCCCCGATCGCCGCGGTGCAGCCGCCGGACCCGAGCGTGCTGGAGTCCCCGGTGGCGCGGAACCTGCAGTACAGCGTGCTGCGCATCCGCGGTGTCGCGCCGAGTTGCCAACGCGCGCTGGAGGGTTCGGGCTTCGTGGTGGCGCCCGAGCGGATCATGACCAACGCGCACGTGGTCGCGGGCACCACCACCGTCCAGGTCGACACCGCCCGCGGTCCGCTGGATGCCAGCGTGGTGCTGTTCGACCCGGACAAGGATGTGGCGATCCTCGCGGTGCCGGGCCTCAACGCGCCGGTCATCCCGCTGGCGCCCGCCGCGGCGAAGGCGAGCGAGAGCGCCATCGTGCTCGGTTATCCGGGCGGCGGGAACTACACCGCCAGCGCCGCCCGCGTCCGCGAGACGCTCGACCTGAGCGGCCCGAACATCTACAAGAGCGGCACCGTCACCCGCGAGGTCTACACGGTGCGCGGCCGCGTGCGCGCGGGCAATTCCGGTGGGCCGCTGGTGGATACCGACGGCGAGGTGCTGGGCGTGGTGTTCGGCGCCGCGGTCACCGACGAGGACACCGGCTACGTGCTGACCATGCGGGAGGTCCAGTCCGACCTGAACGCGGCGACCTCCTCCGGCACGCCGGTGCCGACGGGGGAATGCGTGCTCAGCTAG
- a CDS encoding NUDIX hydrolase, whose protein sequence is MMPDVVTDGIPTWLRAVTEREPADPTGVNPVLDRGSMHRFAAAALRPRQAAVLVLFGGSPDADPQAPGGLPADADVLLTQRAATLRQHRGQVAFPGGGVEPGDDGPIDTALREAREETGLDPAGVEPIAVLPKIFVPPSRFDVTPVVAYWRTPGEVGVVSEAEAARVARVPLAELIDPANRFVVRHPLGYRGPAFAVDGMLVWGFTAGVLAGLLAVSGWEREWDYHDVRDLQASLTAVGMTL, encoded by the coding sequence ATGATGCCCGACGTGGTGACCGACGGAATCCCGACGTGGCTGCGCGCGGTGACCGAGCGCGAACCGGCCGACCCGACCGGCGTCAACCCGGTGCTCGACCGCGGCTCGATGCACCGGTTCGCGGCCGCGGCGCTGCGCCCGCGGCAGGCGGCGGTGCTGGTGCTGTTCGGCGGCTCGCCCGACGCCGACCCGCAGGCTCCCGGCGGCCTGCCCGCCGATGCCGACGTGCTGCTCACCCAGCGCGCCGCGACGCTGCGTCAGCACCGCGGCCAGGTGGCCTTCCCCGGCGGCGGCGTGGAGCCCGGCGACGACGGTCCGATCGATACCGCGCTGCGCGAGGCCCGCGAGGAGACCGGCCTGGATCCGGCCGGTGTGGAGCCGATCGCGGTGCTACCCAAGATCTTCGTGCCGCCCTCGCGGTTCGACGTGACCCCGGTCGTCGCCTACTGGCGCACGCCCGGCGAGGTCGGGGTGGTGAGCGAGGCCGAGGCCGCCCGCGTGGCGCGGGTGCCGCTCGCCGAGCTGATCGATCCCGCCAACCGATTCGTCGTGCGACACCCGCTGGGCTATCGGGGCCCGGCGTTCGCCGTCGACGGCATGCTCGTGTGGGGATTCACCGCCGGCGTGCTCGCGGGGCTGCTGGCGGTGTCGGGATGGGAACGGGAGTGGGATTACCACGATGTGCGTGACCTGCAGGCTTCGCTCACGGCAGTGGGGATGACGCTATGA
- a CDS encoding TlpA disulfide reductase family protein, translating into MRSVPAAWRWTLVALIAVVALGIALWPRDGRTTGRDAATAPTVDPVTAVSSEARAGARLALCPRSGDTGAGPLAGITVDCLADGRPIDLAAALAGRPALLNLWAWWCTPCAHELPALQQYADRAGSAITVLTVHSDPDEGRALARLTDLGVRLPGVQDPNGQVRKVVSAPNALPVSVLVRPDGAIAKMVVRPFRDVDDIASTVASELGVSA; encoded by the coding sequence GTGAGATCCGTTCCGGCCGCCTGGCGGTGGACGCTGGTCGCGTTGATCGCCGTCGTCGCGCTGGGTATCGCGCTCTGGCCGCGGGACGGCCGGACCACCGGCCGCGACGCGGCGACCGCGCCCACGGTCGACCCGGTCACCGCGGTGTCCAGCGAGGCGCGCGCCGGGGCCCGGCTGGCCCTGTGCCCGCGCTCCGGAGACACCGGCGCGGGCCCGTTGGCCGGCATCACCGTCGACTGCCTGGCCGACGGTCGCCCGATCGATCTGGCCGCCGCCCTCGCCGGGCGCCCGGCGCTGCTGAATCTGTGGGCCTGGTGGTGCACGCCGTGCGCGCACGAACTGCCCGCGCTGCAGCAGTACGCCGACCGCGCCGGCTCGGCGATCACGGTGCTGACCGTGCACAGCGATCCGGACGAGGGCAGGGCGCTGGCCCGGCTGACCGACCTGGGGGTGCGGCTGCCCGGCGTGCAGGACCCGAACGGGCAGGTCCGCAAGGTCGTGTCCGCGCCCAACGCGCTGCCGGTGTCGGTGCTGGTCCGGCCCGACGGCGCGATAGCGAAGATGGTGGTCCGGCCGTTCCGCGACGTCGACGACATCGCGAGCACGGTGGCGAGCGAACTGGGGGTGTCGGCATGA
- the nth gene encoding endonuclease III: MGRVRRARRMNRMLALAFPDAHCELDFTTPLELAVATILSAQCTDVRVNQTTPALFARYPDARAYAQADRTELEEYIRPTGFFRNKTSALIGLGQALMERHDGVLPHTLAELVKLPGIGRKTANVILGNAFDVPGITVDTHFGRLVNRWRWTTEQDPVKIEHAVGELIERKEWTMLSHRVIFHGRRVCHARKPACGACLLAKDCPSYGVGPTDPATAAALIKGPEAEHLLELVGR, from the coding sequence CTGGGCCGGGTGCGCCGCGCCCGCCGGATGAATCGGATGCTGGCGCTGGCATTTCCGGACGCGCACTGCGAGCTGGATTTCACCACCCCGCTCGAATTGGCCGTTGCCACAATTCTTTCCGCCCAGTGCACGGACGTCCGGGTGAATCAGACGACGCCCGCGCTGTTCGCCCGCTACCCCGACGCGCGGGCCTACGCGCAGGCCGATCGCACCGAACTCGAGGAGTACATCCGGCCGACCGGATTCTTCCGCAACAAGACGTCCGCGCTCATCGGCCTGGGGCAGGCGCTGATGGAACGCCACGACGGCGTGCTACCGCACACCCTGGCCGAATTGGTGAAGCTGCCGGGCATCGGCCGCAAGACCGCCAACGTCATTCTCGGCAACGCCTTCGATGTGCCCGGAATCACCGTCGATACTCACTTCGGCCGCCTGGTGAATCGGTGGCGGTGGACGACGGAGCAAGATCCGGTGAAGATCGAGCACGCCGTCGGCGAGCTGATCGAGCGCAAGGAGTGGACGATGCTGTCGCACCGGGTGATCTTCCACGGTCGCCGGGTGTGCCATGCCCGCAAACCCGCCTGCGGCGCCTGCCTGCTGGCCAAGGACTGCCCGTCCTACGGCGTCGGCCCCACCGACCCCGCCACCGCCGCCGCACTGATCAAGGGTCCCGAGGCCGAGCATCTGCTCGAACTGGTGGGCCGGTGA
- a CDS encoding Crp/Fnr family transcriptional regulator: MDEALARAGIFQGVEPTAVAALAKQLQPVDFPRGHVIFNEGEPGDRLYIITSGKVKIGRRSPDGRENLLTIMGPSDMFGELSIFDPGPRTSTATTVTEVRAVTMDRDALKSWIDQRPEIAEQLLRVLARRLRRTNNNLADLIFTDVPGRVAKALLQLAQRFGTQEAGALRVTHDLTQEEIAQLVGASRETVNKALADFAHRGWLRLEGKSVLISDSERLARRAR, translated from the coding sequence GTGGACGAGGCCCTCGCCAGAGCAGGCATCTTCCAAGGCGTAGAGCCCACCGCGGTGGCGGCTCTCGCCAAACAGCTTCAGCCCGTGGACTTTCCACGCGGCCACGTCATCTTCAACGAGGGCGAGCCCGGCGACCGGCTGTATATCATCACGTCGGGCAAGGTGAAGATCGGCCGGCGGTCCCCGGACGGCCGGGAGAATCTGCTGACCATCATGGGCCCGTCGGACATGTTCGGCGAGCTGTCGATCTTCGATCCGGGCCCGCGCACCTCCACGGCCACCACGGTCACCGAGGTCCGCGCGGTCACCATGGACCGCGACGCGCTCAAGTCGTGGATCGACCAGCGGCCGGAGATCGCCGAGCAGTTGCTGCGGGTTCTCGCGCGCCGTTTGCGCCGCACCAACAACAACCTCGCCGACCTGATCTTCACCGACGTCCCGGGCCGGGTCGCCAAGGCGCTGTTGCAGCTGGCGCAGCGGTTCGGCACCCAGGAGGCGGGCGCCCTGCGGGTGACCCACGACCTCACCCAGGAGGAGATCGCCCAGCTGGTCGGCGCCTCCCGCGAGACCGTGAACAAGGCCCTGGCCGACTTCGCGCATCGCGGCTGGCTACGGCTCGAGGGCAAGAGCGTGCTGATCTCCGACTCCGAGCGACTGGCCCGCCGGGCACGCTGA
- a CDS encoding MBL fold metallo-hydrolase, whose translation MTLTHPAYGRLRPVTPTASVLLANNPNQMTLQGTNTWILRAPGRSDCVVVDPGPKDRDHSAAIARETGGDIALTLITHHHHDHTGGIDRLVRLTGTEVRAQDPRYLRGSDAPLADGEVIEAAGLRIAVLATPGHTEDSVSFVLDDAVLTGDTVLGSGTTVLESRDGALGDYLDSLDRLAAVAPGRALLPAHGPDHPEAEPVIAYYIRHRRERLDQVRAALRELGPDARPLQIVARVYADVDKRLWPAARSSVKAQLAYLRARG comes from the coding sequence ATGACCCTCACCCATCCCGCATACGGGCGGTTGCGTCCGGTGACTCCGACGGCATCGGTGCTGCTGGCGAACAATCCGAACCAGATGACCCTGCAGGGCACCAATACGTGGATCCTGCGTGCCCCGGGCCGATCCGACTGCGTCGTGGTCGATCCGGGGCCCAAGGACCGCGACCACAGCGCGGCCATCGCCCGGGAGACCGGGGGAGACATCGCGCTGACGCTGATCACCCATCACCATCACGATCACACCGGCGGCATCGACCGGCTGGTGCGGCTGACCGGTACCGAGGTGCGCGCACAGGACCCGCGCTATCTGCGGGGTTCGGACGCGCCGCTGGCGGACGGCGAGGTGATCGAGGCGGCCGGACTGCGGATCGCGGTGCTCGCGACGCCGGGCCATACCGAGGATTCGGTGAGTTTCGTGCTCGACGACGCCGTGCTGACCGGTGACACGGTGCTCGGCAGCGGGACCACGGTGCTGGAATCGCGCGACGGCGCGCTCGGCGACTATCTCGACTCGCTGGATCGGCTGGCCGCGGTGGCGCCCGGCCGGGCGCTGCTGCCCGCGCACGGGCCCGATCATCCGGAGGCCGAGCCGGTGATCGCGTACTACATCCGGCACCGGCGAGAACGGCTCGACCAGGTGCGGGCGGCGCTGCGGGAGCTCGGCCCCGATGCGCGGCCGCTGCAGATCGTCGCGCGGGTCTACGCCGATGTGGACAAGCGCCTGTGGCCGGCCGCGCGCAGCTCGGTCAAGGCACAGCTGGCCTATCTCCGCGCCAGGGGCTGA
- a CDS encoding RidA family protein → MTDSTLWRKNLERLGLELPPVAAPAGAYVPAVRSGSFVYTSGQLPFVNGELSATGKVGAEVSLEQAREAAKLCALNALAAVDALVGLDQVVRIVKVVGFVASAPGFNDQPLVINGASEFLGEVLGEAGVHARSAVGVFELPKNTPVEVELIAEVR, encoded by the coding sequence ATGACCGACTCGACCCTGTGGCGTAAGAACCTGGAGCGGCTGGGCCTGGAGCTGCCGCCGGTGGCCGCCCCGGCGGGCGCGTACGTTCCGGCCGTGCGTAGCGGCTCGTTCGTCTACACCTCCGGCCAGCTGCCGTTCGTCAACGGTGAGCTGTCCGCCACCGGCAAGGTCGGCGCCGAGGTGAGCCTGGAGCAGGCCCGCGAGGCCGCCAAGCTGTGCGCGCTCAACGCGCTGGCGGCGGTGGACGCCCTGGTCGGGCTGGACCAGGTGGTGCGGATCGTGAAGGTCGTCGGATTCGTGGCGTCGGCGCCCGGATTCAACGACCAGCCGCTGGTGATCAACGGCGCCTCGGAGTTCCTGGGCGAGGTGCTCGGCGAGGCGGGCGTGCACGCGCGCTCCGCGGTCGGCGTCTTCGAACTTCCCAAGAACACCCCCGTCGAGGTGGAGCTGATCGCCGAGGTGCGGTAG
- a CDS encoding DUF4177 domain-containing protein: MSDVTLWEYATVPLLTHATKQILDQWGADGWELVTVLPGPTGEQHVAYLKREKH; this comes from the coding sequence ATGAGTGATGTGACGCTGTGGGAGTACGCGACGGTGCCGCTGCTGACCCATGCCACCAAGCAGATCCTCGACCAGTGGGGCGCCGACGGGTGGGAACTGGTCACCGTGCTGCCGGGGCCGACCGGTGAACAGCACGTCGCCTATCTGAAGCGGGAGAAGCACTGA